GGAGTGAGGTGAGTCCGTCGGCGCCGTTGACGACGTCGGCGGTGGTGGTGACGGTGATCGTGGCGGCCTGCGCCGGACTGGCCGGAACCAGCAGCGCGGCGGCGAGCACGAGACAGGACAAGACGGCGCGACGCATCAGAAATCCCCCAAAGCCGTTCGCGGCTCCCCCAGCAAACCGGCTTTCCGAGACTTCACCGTGCCACAACCACTCGGGTGGCCGCCAGAGTTCGTAGCATGTCAAGAAGGGCGAGGCGGCTCCGTACTGATGACGAGCGGTTCCCACTCCGGGAGCCGAAACCGGAGGAGACACTCGTGAAGTACCTGGTAGTGCTGAACATCAACCCCGACGTGCTGAGCGCCCTGACCGAGGCCGAGCAGCAGGCGGTCTTCAGCGGGCACGGGAAGTTCCTGGCCACGGTCCAGGAGTCCGGCGAGTTCCACAGCACGGTCGCGCTGGCCGAGCCGGCCAAGTCCTCGGTGGTCAAGGTGCGCGACGGCGTCCCGGCGGTGACGGACGGGCCGTTCGTGGAGGCGAAGGAGTTCCTGGCCGGCTACTACCTGCTGGAGTGCGCGTCGCGCGCGCGGGTCGAGGAACTGGCCGCGATGATCCCGGACGCCGGCATCGAGGGCCTCGGGGTCGAGGTCCGCGAGGTGGTCTTCGAGCAGGCGCGGTAGCGACGGACCGGCGGCAGGGACTCGACGAGCCCCTGCCGCCGCCTGGAT
The Kribbella italica DNA segment above includes these coding regions:
- a CDS encoding YciI family protein, with product MKYLVVLNINPDVLSALTEAEQQAVFSGHGKFLATVQESGEFHSTVALAEPAKSSVVKVRDGVPAVTDGPFVEAKEFLAGYYLLECASRARVEELAAMIPDAGIEGLGVEVREVVFEQAR